GCTGGCGGGCTTTGGCACGGCGTAACTGATCGCGCCGGACGGTAATCGTCCGGCCGTTTTCCAGCGAGTGCTGCGGCAGTCGAACGAGGACAAGATCGCCTTGCTCTTGCATCACGTCGACACGCAGCCATCCGGCAACGGGGGTACCCGGCGAAGCGGCAGTGGGCATCTCTAAGTCGGAATCTTGAGCAAAAAGCGAAAAGCCTGACCCATCGTGAAGCATGCCTTGAACGGCAAATTCTCCAGTGAACTGACCGGGTGAGATCGAGCAGCGAAGCAAGGTCGTTTCCATGTTTGATGCCTTCCTGGCGGGATTGGGTTGGGACAGATGCCGATTATGAGCCGAAAACGGCAGATTGCAAGAGTCATCGGTTAGTCCGCCCAAAGCCGCGAATAAAAAAGCCGCCCCGAAAGGCGGCGGCCATTACCATTTCCTCCGTAGGTATTCTACCAAAGCGTCCAGTGCTGCTCCTCCCGCGTCCTTTCGCCACGCACGCGATACACTGAAAAAAGCGTGGCCGATGCCAGGTCGGCCAGCTCACTTCATCGAGCATGACCGGCACATGCACCATACTGGCATCCTAGCACAGTCCCATCCTACAATGAGTGTTGACGCGGAAACTAGCGAACCTGCGGAGCAATGTGGTGCCGAGCCTCACGGTCGAGAACTATGTCAAAGCGATCTTTCAGATCTGCTTTGCGCAATCAGGGCGGCCCGCCGCGACGGGCCAACTCGCCGCGGCATTGAACGTTTCGCCAGGGACGGTGACGAGCATGCTCAAGACGCTGAGCGAAAGCGGCCTGGCGACCTACGCTCCCTACGAGGGCGTGCGGCTGACGCCCGCCGGCAACGCGCTGGCATTGCGCGTAGTGCGCCGGCACCGGCTGATCGAGCTGTTCTTGGCCAAGACGCTCAACCTGGCGTGGGACGAAGTCCATGAGGAGGCGGAGCACATGGAACACGCGGTCAGCGACCGGCTGGTCGACCGCATCGAGGTCTATCTTGGCTATCCGCAGTTCGACCCCCACGGCGATCCGATTCCGCGGGCCGACGGCTCGATCGAGGCTTCGGCCAGCCGGACGTTGGCGCAGTGCCAAGCGGGCTTCCGCTTTCGCCTGGCGCGGGTGGTGGACCAGTCGCCTGAGTTTTTGCGGTTCCTGACCGATGCCGGTCTGCCGCTGGAAACGCGCGGCCAAGTGGTCGCCAACCGGCCTGACGCCGCGGTGATGACAGTCTCCGTCAACGGCCAAACCACCGAGCTGGGCCGCGAAGCCGCCGAGAATATCTTGGTTGCCCAGTCGGAAAGCTAATCGCCATGTTCTGCGGCGCTGCCGCCGAGCTTCCGTGCGCCGGCGCCCGCCTTTCCATAGGTGCCGCCCACGGCCGTCTCCAGCTTCGAGGGAGCGGCAAAGCTCGGCGGTTCGGGACCGATCAGCCGTCCACCTTCCTCGGACGGGCCGCCGATCAAGCTGCTGAGCCGTTCGCCCGTCTGGCCGCCGACGGACCCAAAGGCCGCGAACCCGTAACCATAAGCCCCGCCCGATCCGCTCCGCGAGCCGTAACCGTAGGGATTGTCGTAGCCGTAGCCGCCGTAGCCAAATCCGCTGCCGTAGCCATAGCGGATGCCAAATGGCGATCCGGAGTTAAACCAGGATCCCGAGCCGGGCATAGCGGTTCCCACGCCCGGACGCCGTCGCCGCGCCTGACTGCGGGGAATGCCGCCATACTCCGCCCACTCCTCGGCTTCCGCCTCCGCCCCAATTGCCGAGGTTGCCATTTCGACCTGCCCGGCCTCGGCGGTTCTCAACTGTGCCCGACCGGTCTGAAAACCACGATAAGCATTGAACCATTGGTTGAAGGCCGGCGAAGCAACGGGCTGGGCCGTTCGTCCCGGCGCCGGGGGCATTTCGCCGCCCACGTCGCCGGGCGCGGCCGCTTGACTCTGCATGGCGACAGCGGTCGCTTTCGTAATACGAGTTTCACCGCGTGGTTGATACGGCACCCAACGGGAGCCATTTCGCCACAGCCATTGCCCGTCGTCGGTTTGATACCACCAGTGCCGGTTGTAATAGCGGTAACGCCGATCGGTTGGCTGTTTGTTTTCCGACGCCGGGGGCGCTGCCGTCGCTGCGTCGCCCGCCGGCTCTTCCTGCGCGGCTGGTTCATCCGCAATGGTACGGCTGTCGTCCTGGACCTGCTCGTCGCCATCGAATCGGATCACGGCGATCGCTTCGCCTTGTTGAGCGAGCGCGGCCCCTCCGTACATCAGGAAAGCGCCCAGACCAACGCTAAACATTGCATGACGCATCGCGCTACCTCCTGATGAACAAAGACGAACGCCGTCGCAGAGTCCAGTTACCGCCCCTCAGTTAAACATCGGTCAGAACGGTCGAGCCAATTATATCGACTTCCAATCGGGAGTGGTAGTTTGGTAATCGGGGTAAGGTGGGGCAGGGTTCAGAGTTTTGGGGTTTGGGGTTTGGGGTTGGGGTTTCGGGGTTGGGATCTTTTGGTCTTGGGCAGGCAAAGCTTTCCCTCATCCCTCATCACTCATCCCTCATCCCTCATCCCTCATCCCTCATCCGAACCCTGAACCCTGAACCCTGAACCCTATGCTGAGGCAGCGCTCGCCGGCTCGCTTGTCCTACTTTACGTATCCTCGCGCGATCGGGCGCTGGCCGGCAAAGTGACCTTTTGCGGGGGCGGCAAATCCTGTATCTCAACGGCCCCTCATCTCTTGCCGTCCTCGCTCCCAGCATCCGGGCGCCTTCATGCCTCAAAAGACGATTCTCACCGCCGGTCCCTCGATCACGAAGAAAGAGATCGACTATGTTCTCGATGCCGTTACGTTCGGCTGGAATGACAACTGGAATGGCTACCTGAAACGCTTCGAGCAAGCCTTTGCCGACTATACCGCTACGCGTTTTGCGCTGAGCACATCGAGCTGCACCGGGGCTTTGCACCTGGCGCTGTTGGCGCTGGGCGTGGGGCCAAGCGACGAAGTGATCGTGCCCGAAATCACCTGGGTGGCCACGGCCAGCGCCGTGACGTATACGGGCGCGAAGCCGGTTTTTGCCGACGTCGACGCCGACACCTGGTGCCTCGACCCGCAGAGTGCCGAGCGCGCCGTCACGGGCCGCA
This genomic interval from Pirellulales bacterium contains the following:
- a CDS encoding metal-dependent transcriptional regulator, yielding MPSLTVENYVKAIFQICFAQSGRPAATGQLAAALNVSPGTVTSMLKTLSESGLATYAPYEGVRLTPAGNALALRVVRRHRLIELFLAKTLNLAWDEVHEEAEHMEHAVSDRLVDRIEVYLGYPQFDPHGDPIPRADGSIEASASRTLAQCQAGFRFRLARVVDQSPEFLRFLTDAGLPLETRGQVVANRPDAAVMTVSVNGQTTELGREAAENILVAQSES